Part of the Tolypothrix sp. PCC 7910 genome, TAATGAGTTTGAGTATACAGAGGTTGTTGAGGTAAAGCGAGATTGGTAATGAATAGAAACGAACCATGAAGTACGCGAAGAAAACGAAGGAAAGGGGTAAAAGAGAGAGTATCAAGATTTTTACCTCTACTTCTTTGTGTTCTCTGTGCTTCTGGGGTTCGTTATCCTTGTATGCTTTAATAGCCTAAGTTTATACTAACTACTATTAATGCTTCTACCATTAATACTCGCCTCGCTTTTTACCTTACCCAACTCCATCACCCTCGCCTTTTCTGATACACAAAAATATTGGGCTAATAATTGCATTCAAGAACTAGGAGAAAGAAAATTAATTACAGGCTATCCGAATGGAAGCTTTCGCCCAGAAGCAACAGTTACACGCGCTGAAGCCGCAGTCTTAATGTTGAATGCTTTCCCCGATGCACCAATCAAACGCAGTGCTACTACATTTAAAGATGTACCTGCTAATTATTGGGCAAATAAAGCAATTACTACTGCTTATCAAAAAGGCTTTTTCTCTGGTTATCCTGGGGGAATTTTTCAACCTAACCAAGCAATTCCCCGCGCCCAAATTATTGGTGTTGTGGCTGGGGGTAAAAATTATAGTCCTGTATCTAACCCAGCCCAGACATTACAACAATATTTTGAGGATGCAGCACAAATTCCTAACTATGCTCAAAGTGCGATCTCATCCGCTACTATTAACAGTATTGTCGTCAACTATCCCCAAGTCAAACAGCTAAAACCCCTGCAAAGCGCTACCAGAGGCGAAGTTGCAGCTTTGATGTGTCGGGCGTTAAATATCTACACTGTACCCCCACAATATATTGCTGGCGTAGAAGTCCAACCGCAAGAAGTCCGCCCTTTACCAGGAAAACTTGATAATATCCCTACTTTTAATAGTAATAGTCCGGAGTTAGTAAATACCGAAGGAATTTTACTTTCTACCTTCCCTCCAGATGGTAAACAAGCTCCAGAAGCACACCTTAATTATCCCTTTTCTGGGAGATTTGATGTATTTGCCCATCATATCGTCAGGGCGGAAACTTCAGCCCAAAGCCGCACTGTTTACCAAGGAATTATTGTCCACAATCCAGGGAATGAACCTGTCACACTGCAAGTATTACACGCCGCCAGCTACCTTTCTACTGAAGCACCGTTTATTGCTTTACCGGATATGGTAGATAATTCCCAAAGTACAGTTTACGCTGGCCCTGGTAGTCGGACAATGAATGATGTACTACGAGGAATTAGACAGAGTAATTTTCCCGAAAAGCTGGTGATTGAACCAGGAAAAACGCAAATATTAGCTAATTTACCCATACCTGTACAAGCTCCCTCTTCTAATGGTCGCACAACAATGATGCGATTAGCGAGCGATCGCCCAATTTATCTGGCAAACTTAGCTAAAAATAGCCCTACACCCCCCACTGTGGCTGAATGGCAAAGGCTTTTAGATACAGGTAGTTTAGCAGGAAAACGCGACCCCATCCCCACCCCTCTCGACCCTCCCACAGAACCGACAGTATTTAGCCGCGTCGCTGGTGTCTCCCAAGGGGCGCAATGGCAAGCTAATCTGACAGATAATGCTAATGTGTCAGAGTTAACGATACCCCAACCGGGAAAAGCCTTTGCTTATCCTTTAGGCACTGTACATTTAATCACTCTCAGCACTGGACAAATACAGAGTGCGCCAATGTTGAAACGCTATCCTGATACGGCATATTTTGCTCACAGTAACTATGGTGTAGAGTATAATCTGACTTTGCCGTTACGTAATAATAGTAATCAAAGTCAGATAGTTACAGTATCAATGCATACACCATTAAAAGATGAAGGGGGAACCAATAGACTACTATTTTTAAAGCCAAGGGTGGAACAGATATTTTTTCGCGGTACTGTGAGGGTGCGTTACACCGATGATAATGGCGAGGAAAAGACGCGCTATGTACATTTAGTACAACGTCGGGGACAAATGGGTGAACCTTTGGCGACGTTGAAAATGTTAGCGGGAGAGAAGCGACAAGTACAGGTAGATTTTTTGTATCCTCCAGATTCTACGCCACCCCAGGTAGTGACTGTGAGAACGGAGGGGTAAATGTCTCACGCAGAGACAACAGAGGCACAGAGTTTTTTAGTTAGAGTGGAAAAAGTTGGCTTTTGAGAGGGAATAAGTTTATGGTTGCGAGTCCAGACAGCAAGTATATGACTCCTCAAGAATATCTGGAATGGGAAGTACGTCAAGAAATTAAATACGAATATATTGATGGTGAAGTTTTCGCCATGACTGGGGGTACTCTTCCCCATACAACCATTGCTTTAAACTTGGCTTCAGCTTTAAAAAGTCACCTGCGGGGAAGTCCTTGTCTTCCTTACATGGCGGATGCAAAAGTAGGTGTATCAGAAAAGGGGCCTTTTCATTATCCTGATGTTGTAGTGAGTTGCGATGAACGAGATAAACAAGCGATTCAATTTCTCCAGTATCCTTGTTTAATTGTGGAAGTCCTTTCTCCAAGTACAGAAGCTTACGATAGAGGTAGTAAATTTACGCGGTATCGCAGAATTGAAACTTTGCAAGAATATGTGCTGATTGATGCTGAGAAAATTGGTGTGGATTGTTTTCGGTTAAATGATAGAGGAATTTGGGAGTTACATCCTTATGAAGAGGGGGATGAAGTTCATTTAACCAGCGTTGATTTTCGCTTTCCCATAGCTTTGCTGTATGAGAATGTGCAATTTCCTACGTAGGGTTTTTTGAAATTGTAGCAGATGCGGTGGGAAGAAAGAGCGATCGCTTGGATGTGGCAATAAAGTAGTGCCATCGCTGTTTGGTTTCGGTTAAAATTGCCACAATGTAGATATGCAAATCAATGGCTGAAACTGGCAGAATCAGGGTTGCAAAAGATAAAGCTGAGTTAGTCAAAGCTTTAACATCCTCAGACGGGGAAACAGGGCCTTTTCAAACTTTTGCTGATGTAATTGTGTTTGCAGCCGCTTTGGGTGTCAAGCATAAAAAGCGTGTTCCTTTGGGGGAGATTTCTAAAAGAGAACCATCGCCAATTCCTCAAGAACAGTTTATTGTCAGAGGATATGATACGGTCATAAATTTAATCGCTATCATTGAAACTCAAGACATCCAGGTTTTAGCTTTTCATGATGGCAACAATAATGAACAACGTAATCTTCTTTTTGAAGAATATGCCAATGGAGGTTTGGAGATATTACAGGCAGAAGTTCGAGGTGCAGTAGACTATTCAGAAAGAATTTTGTTGCTTTTAAGCATGGAAAGAGATAACAACGATCCAGAACAAGAGGAATTTAATCTGAGTAAATTCCTTAATTATCAATAGAGATATTAGATTATTAACTATATATGAATATTCATGGCAAAAATATAAACTACTATGAAAATTTATTTTCACAAATTCAGAGAGGACAAAATTCTTATACTAAGCATAAAAAACTTTCGCCGTATAAACCTATATTTATTTTATCTGTTATTGAACTAATTGCAACAAACAAGCTATTAGAAAATAAAATTAATCCTAACAGTTCCAATTATTTTAATTTAAAAGAAACATTCCAGAAATATCTCAAAATTATTGGTGGTGAATACAAAAACCAAACAGGAGTTTTTCATCAACCTTTTGAAAATCTGAGAAATGACAAACATAAAGAAACTGGAGAGCAATTTTGGCATTTAGAACTTAAAGACGATTATGCCAGAATTGAAGATATAAAAGATGCTGAGGGGAGAAATAGGATAAAAACAGAAGCAAAGCTTAAAGAACTAGTAGAATATGGACGATTCGATGATGAACTCTGGGAAATTTTACAGGATACAGAATCGAGACATTACTTGGTTGATGTAATCATCGATACATTCTTTGCTGATGAGAATAATACCCAAATATACGATATTATTAATACATTTAATGAAGATGCTAAAAGTCAAAATCAAGATGTAGGAAACCCTCAAGAAGCTAATAAAAAATATCGCACAACAAAATTTCTTGTCAGAGACTCTATTTTCCGTAAGTCAGTTATTCGCTTATACGATTGTCAATGCGCTGTTTGTAGGCTAAGGATGAAGATAAAGCCTATGGGTTTAAGCCGCTATAAATATATGGTGGATGCAGCCCATATAATTCCATTCTCTGTAACATATAATAATCAATTGAGTAATGGAATATCACTTTGTAAAAATCATCATTGGGCATTTGATAACGGCTGCTTTAGTTTAGATAATAGCTACTCAATAATTTTGTCCAATAAACTTTCTGAAGAATGTCTAACTTCATTAGAAAGTTTAAATACAATACCATTGCAAGATTATCATGGGCAAAAAATATTTTTACCACTTCAAGAAAAGTATTATCCAAATCTTGAAGCACTTCGTTGGCATCGACAGATACACAACCTATAGTAAATAAGCCTTGTGATTGGTTCACGAGACATACTAAATTTTAAATTTTTAATGTTAGTTTTTTTTACAAAAGTAAAGCTTTCCTTTGAATCTATGAGTTATAGACTTCTTGGAAGTCCCACTTCCTTGGGTTCAACGAATTCGCCGGTAAAGCTAATAGTTTTATCTTCTACAGTTCTAGCATCAGCTAAAGCTTTGCGAAGTTCTGCACGTTCCATCTGATCCTGTATTCCACCAAGTATATATATTAGTAACTTGGCTGCTAATTCTCGACCCGCAACTTGTACGCGCTTTTTATTAGGGTCATATAAAACACCATACCAAAGCGATTGGGGATACTCCATCCCACTAAAGCCACCTTGTTGGTCAAACTTCCGCAATTTCTTAAAAATATCTCCCAATGCAAAACCTTTTTTAAATAATAAAATTCCTAAAGCTTGTGCTAATGCTACTTGACCAACAGGACGGAAAAGCATATTTCCTTCTCCCCCATCCTTTTCAAAACGGAAGCGTCTTAAAGCTGGTGTATCTTCTTCATCCAGAAGCTTATAACTGGGAAGGGCTGCTAAATTATCAAATAGCTTAGTAAATTCCTTAATTCCCTCCTCAATATCATCATCCTCGGGTCGCATGGGAATTAAACCTTTTTCTAAAGGTTTCCAATGAGGGAATTTTTGTCCTAAATATCTCTCTGACATATCTTGAATAGCTTGCAAAGTTGTTAAAACTGTAGAATTTGCTGCAACTGTTGCACTATTCCAATTAACGCGAGGTTTGCGACGTGGCTGTTGTGCTAAAAGCGGATGGTTGGTCGCAATTTTACGCGCTACAATTGCAA contains:
- a CDS encoding HNH endonuclease, encoding MNIHGKNINYYENLFSQIQRGQNSYTKHKKLSPYKPIFILSVIELIATNKLLENKINPNSSNYFNLKETFQKYLKIIGGEYKNQTGVFHQPFENLRNDKHKETGEQFWHLELKDDYARIEDIKDAEGRNRIKTEAKLKELVEYGRFDDELWEILQDTESRHYLVDVIIDTFFADENNTQIYDIINTFNEDAKSQNQDVGNPQEANKKYRTTKFLVRDSIFRKSVIRLYDCQCAVCRLRMKIKPMGLSRYKYMVDAAHIIPFSVTYNNQLSNGISLCKNHHWAFDNGCFSLDNSYSIILSNKLSEECLTSLESLNTIPLQDYHGQKIFLPLQEKYYPNLEALRWHRQIHNL
- a CDS encoding DUF3370 family protein, which gives rise to MLLPLILASLFTLPNSITLAFSDTQKYWANNCIQELGERKLITGYPNGSFRPEATVTRAEAAVLMLNAFPDAPIKRSATTFKDVPANYWANKAITTAYQKGFFSGYPGGIFQPNQAIPRAQIIGVVAGGKNYSPVSNPAQTLQQYFEDAAQIPNYAQSAISSATINSIVVNYPQVKQLKPLQSATRGEVAALMCRALNIYTVPPQYIAGVEVQPQEVRPLPGKLDNIPTFNSNSPELVNTEGILLSTFPPDGKQAPEAHLNYPFSGRFDVFAHHIVRAETSAQSRTVYQGIIVHNPGNEPVTLQVLHAASYLSTEAPFIALPDMVDNSQSTVYAGPGSRTMNDVLRGIRQSNFPEKLVIEPGKTQILANLPIPVQAPSSNGRTTMMRLASDRPIYLANLAKNSPTPPTVAEWQRLLDTGSLAGKRDPIPTPLDPPTEPTVFSRVAGVSQGAQWQANLTDNANVSELTIPQPGKAFAYPLGTVHLITLSTGQIQSAPMLKRYPDTAYFAHSNYGVEYNLTLPLRNNSNQSQIVTVSMHTPLKDEGGTNRLLFLKPRVEQIFFRGTVRVRYTDDNGEEKTRYVHLVQRRGQMGEPLATLKMLAGEKRQVQVDFLYPPDSTPPQVVTVRTEG
- a CDS encoding Uma2 family endonuclease — encoded protein: MVASPDSKYMTPQEYLEWEVRQEIKYEYIDGEVFAMTGGTLPHTTIALNLASALKSHLRGSPCLPYMADAKVGVSEKGPFHYPDVVVSCDERDKQAIQFLQYPCLIVEVLSPSTEAYDRGSKFTRYRRIETLQEYVLIDAEKIGVDCFRLNDRGIWELHPYEEGDEVHLTSVDFRFPIALLYENVQFPT
- a CDS encoding DNA phosphorothioation-associated protein 4, whose translation is MAETGRIRVAKDKAELVKALTSSDGETGPFQTFADVIVFAAALGVKHKKRVPLGEISKREPSPIPQEQFIVRGYDTVINLIAIIETQDIQVLAFHDGNNNEQRNLLFEEYANGGLEILQAEVRGAVDYSERILLLLSMERDNNDPEQEEFNLSKFLNYQ